In the Panthera leo isolate Ple1 chromosome D3, P.leo_Ple1_pat1.1, whole genome shotgun sequence genome, GAATAGAAACTATTAAATGCTTAAATACCACAGGGAAAGTAGAAACCTCATAGACCAAATGCAGGTAATTGAGAGTAGACTACTGTTACTGAAGCCTTCACTGAGCTGCAGGGCCAGGCTGAGGCCCTGTGCTAGGAAGGGTGAGGCGCCGCCTGGTGGCCACAGGAGACTGGCCAGCGCCTGCTGCTGGCCCTCTTGTGGAAAATGGCTGTCTTGGAGCTGCTGTTCACGACACTAGCAGAGGCAGCTTTAGAGCCTTTGAAGAGCACCAAGGGCAGGCCTGACCAAAAGTACTTATAGGGAAGAAATCAGTTGGCTTGGAGGACCTTCTGGGCCCATGCCTGGCCTCGGCTGCATTTTCCTGTGTGACCTAGCCCCATATGTGGGTCCGTGGCTTGCTTCATGCCCGTGCAGACTGGTGCTGAGAATGAAGGCCAGCCTTCCTGGCCCTGAGCTGCTTTGCTGGTGAGTCACTTGGCCTCAGTTGGAAAATAGAGCtgaaaacatgttttcatgtaAATGTGAGGAGTCAGCCTTCTAAGTGGTTATCTCTGGTCATCCATCATAGGTGCAGCAAGCTGGCTCTGCTTATCAGTGTGGGTCAGTTTTGATGTTTTTTGGAGTTTGCTGTTTTATACATCCTGGGCTTGAGGGGGTCAGATGGCACAGACAGCTGTGGTCAGCTTCAGAAAGCCTTGAGAGCCCTCCTGCCCCATGCATCCCTCTTCGATGAAAGAGGGGTTTCCAGGAGCCTTTGGTCCCAGCATCAGTGATCTTCTGTCGCCCAGGTGTTCGTCCGGAAGCTCCGGAAGGCCTATGGGAAGAGTGAGTGGAACACGGTAGAGCGTCTGAAGGACAACAAACCAAACTACAAACTTGATCACATTGTCAAGGAGCGGTGAGTTGGGGACTCAGTCCAAGGGATTAAGACCAGGACCCTGCTTATGTTGCTGGCATCCTTTTGGAGGAAgccgaccaaaaaaaaaaaaaaaaaaaaaaaaaccaaacaaacaaattgcTATAATGATTGCAAGTCACGGCAAGAGCCATGTGGGATGCTAACAGTGTAAAGGGATCTGGGGGACATATGTTAGTTACAGGTTTGTCAGATAAGTCTTTGGGGGCAGATGTTTCAGCCAGCCAAAGGAAGCCTGGTcaaagcagaggaaacagcaggtgTATAGGCCCTGTGGTGATCGAGAGCCAGAGTTCTGGGAGTGCACACCAGGCACATGGTCACACCTGGCAGACATGGCTGGCTGCCTCTGATCTTAAGTGTTTTTTGCCCAGCCTACTCAGCAGTCCCACTCATCCATTGACAAAGTCAGTGGTTCTTAACCAAGCAGTTTTGGCCCctaggagacatttggcaatgtctggaggcaCTTGTGGTTCTTGTGACTTGggcttggggggcaggggaggagtcTTACTGGTGTTTAATGGGTAAAGGTCGGGGATGCTGCTAAACAGTCCCCACCACACAGAACAACCTGGCCCAAATTGTCAGTAGTGGTAAGGTTCTGAAATTCTGGGCTAGTGAATGTCTGCTTTCTCTTGGGGGCTGATGGCCTGGGAACACTTAGTTCCAGGCTGGATGGACTTGGCTCATTGAGTCAGGCCAGCCATGGGCTAGCATGGGAAGAGCCCTGGCTTAGGAGCCCAACATGTGTCCTCACTATAGCTCTGCAGCCTGGGTGGCCTGAGAACAGTTCCTGCTCTGAGCAAGCTCTCTCAGAGAGAGACGATAGCTCCTGTCCTGTGTGTGACACACAGCTGTTGTGTGGAGCAAATGTAAAATTACACATACAAAAAATCAAGTGTCTGGATTCATGCCCATACCAGGTGGCCGTGTGGTTGTGGTGTTCCAAGTGTGTGTCACCCCCATTTCCTTAACCAtccggttaaaaaaaaaaacaggtggcTCAGGTGCTATTTCTACAAAGGCCCTGGATTGGTGGGTTTGTCAATGAGGTGTAGAGAGGAAAACTTTGAGGCACCAGAGGGGGCCAGTTGAGGTTCCCACCTCCACACAAGAAAACCAGATGCCTCTCTTCCTGCTGTCTTTGGAGAGGCCCCTGCAGCCTTTCTTCCATCTTGGTATGGTTCGAAGACTGGCAGGTTCCTCCTGAGGCATTGCAAGGAGTGTTGCCCTGGAAGGACTATGGCCACCTCTGGTCTCGTGGCTTTCAGAGTTCCTTTTTGAAGCAGCAGAACcctttcttcaaaagaaaacttCCTGGAAGGCAGTTAGGGTGCCAGAGGCCCTGACAACCActctggctgggggagggagaccTGAGGCCCTGTCTGTCCACTTGTCCCCAAGTGTTTCCAGGGAGCTGCAGGAGCCCAGTTTTAAACCAATAGTCTGTTCCAACAATGTCATTTTCCAAATGATATCACTAGGGTTGGGTGAGGCAAAGGGACCCATTCTGGGTCACAGCTGGGACGAATCCAGGTGTCCTTACATGTACTCCAGTGTCCTCTCCATGACCCAGGCCCCCATCCCTCAGCAGGGCAGATGTGCCATAGTGGATCCTCCACTGCCATGGATGGCTCATTCTCGTCAGCTTCCTAATTTACCACAGGATTCCTGGAGGCACTTTCTTGCTCTGACTTTTCCTGCCCCAGGACGGAAAAAATTCCAGCATTTTTATCATCTGGTTCTAATTGGTTCTGCAAACTTAGAGGTCTGGGTGGTGAGGCACAAGACATAACCCACTCTGGTGACCTGTGGCTGGGCCAAGCTGTAAGTGCTGCTGAGTGTGGGcaggccccaccctcccccttgGTCCACTAGGTCAGCAtcacatttttctgctttctgttttggacatCCAGATATATTTGCTTTGAACTGCAGTTTCCACCTTGAAAAAGAGTTAGCGAGCCACTGACTCGGTCTACCCTCCTTGGCCACAAATAGAAATGGGTCCAGGTGGAGACTGGTGAGCAGTGGGTGTCTTCAGAACCTCCATTGGGATTTCTCTGGTCCTCAGAGCTAAGTGGGCATTTCCTCATTCCATGGTTCCTCCCAAGGCTATAGGGAAGCTGGCACTGCCAGGCCCCTGGGCTTTGCCCAACTTTGTGGTCAGGAGATGAGAGTGGCAAAGCCTGATTGGGAATGGGGCCTCTGGGGTGACTAACAGGGTGGGCAAGGGATTCAGGGTCCCCCTTGAAACCCAGAGTGACAAAGCCTCTGGGCACTGTTCTCTTGGTCCTGCAGGTACCCCACATTCATAGACGCTCTACGGGACCTGGACGACGCCCTCTCCATGTGCTTCCTCTTCTCCACCTTCCCACGGACTGGCAAGTGCCACGTGCAGACCATTCAGCTGTGCCGCCGGCTCACTGTGGAGTTTATGCACTATGTCATTGCTGCCCGTGCCCTGCGCAAGGTAAGCCCAGGGCCTCCTGGGGAAGGGGGGACCACCCAGCTCCCTCCTTTGCCTGCCCTTTTCACCACACTGTCTCTCCCCATAGGTCTTCTTGTCCATCAAAGGCATTTACTACCAGGCTGAAGTGCTGGGGCAGCCCATCGTGTGGATCACACCGTATGCCTTCTCCCATGATGTGAGTATGCTCATGGGAAAGGCAGGGGCCTGTGCTGGGCCATTGCTCCTTCTCTGGCTCCTACACAGAGATGAGGacttgggcagggtgggggattTTGTTGTCCTGCATAGTCCAGCATGTGCTGGGTTCCTGCGTGTGGCCAGGGCTAGGATGTGGGGTGAGGAGTGTACTGCACAGCATCATAGTAAGAACTGGAGTCAGCCTGTCTCCAGCATCctccagctgggtgaccttggacatgttctgcacctctctctgcctcagttgaTGTGCTTCCACTTTCTAAGCCTTGTCCTGaggatataagaaaaaataaaatctttcaaagtGCCTGGTGCCTGGCCCTTTGGGGTTGCTGAGTGAACAGTGAGCAACTGCCAAGGCTTGGATGAGCCTAACCCTACCCTCAGACCCATGGGGTCGTCATCTCATTCTGCCACTAGTGGCTGCCAGACCTTGGCCAGGCTGCTTTGCGTAACTCCTCAGCTTCCGCTGACCACTACCCAGGGCTGGGGGGACTGGGAGAGATGGAGGAGGATGAGCACATGAGAAGCTTTTAGCACATGgtactacttatttattttggtttaaacTGGGAATTTTTGGCAGGGATCCACAGAAATCCTGGTTTTGCCTCCTCGTGGGACAGCATTAGCCTCTATTCCCCTCCACAGTCTCGGTCAGGCTGTCCCTCTGCCTGACTTGTCATCTTGTGGGCCTGCATTTGACCCAGTTTCCTGCCTGTGCCTTGAGCAGCAAATGCACCAGCCTGGCTGGACAGTGTGTTCACCTGCCAAGTTATCGGGTGCTCCAGGTTGAGCTGGGGGTCTGGGCCCCTCCCCTTTACTCTGGGTTGGCAGGGGTCCGAGGCCAGAACCCACTCTGACCACAGGGCAGTGGAGGTGTTTGGGGGTACGCTGCAGTCTGTGGGTAAGAGGCAGCTTGGTCCTCAGCAATCCCCTCTTCCCACTCTTCAAGGCAGTTGTGTGCCAAAGCCTTtggcccttccctcttccttgttccttcccttctgtccttctccttcctccctgtcttcctgccatgcttccttcctctctggccctctctctccttccttctctctgatgTCCCACCCCCGTGCTGCTCAGACTGGTCTTTGTATGTCCTCTGGGTAGTGAATAGGGCCCTGTGGAGGCCAGCCTCCACACAGCTGACCCTGGGGGAAGGGAACAGACTGcccattcctccttcctccctggccaGCTTACTGCTACTTCCTCTCAGCAGGAGAATGGGGGACCAGTCCTGGGTCATAGCTGAGGCCCTTGTGTCCTCTTTTCCTGAGCAGCCAGTGCTGGGCTCTTCAAAGTACGACCCAGgcaggcagtggggggggggggggttggagggacCCTGCTCAGCACTATGCAGTTCAGAATGGAGTTGTCCTCAGATGCTCTTGGAAGGATGGAGGTGTGAGTAGGGGGACAGGTGGGGTACCTCTTGGTCCCTGCATCCTCACACTCACACTGCCCAGTGGCAAGATACAGAAACAGTTCAAAGTCACAGGCATGGCCAGCATAAAAAGGGACGTTGTGATCACTACTAACTTTGACATTGCTCGGGATATCCTGCCATCCAGGTCCCGGAGGTCAGCAGAGCTGGGCTAGCCTCCCGGGTTGTTGGGGGCAGTGCTGCTCAAGAGACAAGGCTGTTTTTCTGGCTTTCAGATCCTTTCCGTGTTTTGCTTTATCAACTCCTCAAGGGCAAAGATGAGTCCTTTGATGTTCCCTACTTGCTGGGTTGGCTGCTCTTGAGGGTAGCTGTGTGCCTTTGCCCCAAGCAAGCAGCTTTTCTCCCATCATTTCTCCAGAGCTTCCTGGGGCTGAGCCAGGCAGCTGTTCCACCCTATCTTGGATCCTTAAGTTGTGCCTTTGTCTCTGgcttggggctggggctgagttGCTGAATTGAGTCTCCATCCCTCCTGCCAAGGCTTGAGGATGCTGAGTTCTGTCCACCCAGGGTGACAGACTGCTTGCTGCAGGGCCACCTCTCCCAGCTGGACTGGCGATGGGGCGGGGCTCTGAGAGGCTAGCAGCTTAGGCCTGGAGAAGACATTTAATGAAGATTATGGGATGACTGATGCATAGGAATGAGCTGTGACCAGACTGGCCTGGAAGGCCACCTCTGTGACCGAAGTCTGGTCTGAGCTGGGATTTATAGGATGATTGGGGAGtttgggcaggggcaggggagctcCATCCAGTCCTGGGAGCAGCATGACAGaactttcccttttctccttttcatctcCCCCTTTCTGGCTCAGGGATTTGGACTGACCTCAGGATGCCCCTAACCTTTGGGACCCCTGTCCAGAGCCTCAGCCAAAATGCTCCCGGGTAGAACATGCCACATGGCTCCTTCTCATGGAACAGAGCTCTGAAGGCAGGGCTACCATGGTAGAGCTTCAGGCAGGCTGGAGTCCCCTGCCCCATGTGGGTTGTCCGTGCTGTCTTTCCCCTGTACCTGCACCTGCACTGCCAATGGGTCTCCTGTGCCCCCCAGCACCcaacagatgttgactacagggTCATGGCCACCTTCACCGAGTTCTACACCACTCTATTGGGCTTCGTCAACTTCCGCCTCTACCAGTCGATCAACCTGCACTACCCGCCCAAGGTAGGACCCCAGCCTGGGTCTTTCTCAGTGTGCAGGGGCTGTGGCCCTTCTCCCCACATGGATGTAGGGGGCTGTGGCATCTTCTCCCTCTGATCTTCCCCCTGCCTCGCAGCTGGAGGGTCAGGCCCATGCAGAGGTGAAGGCCAGTGAGGACACCTATGCCTTGGACTCTGAGAGCTCTATGGAGGTGAGAGAAGCTTCTAGAGCACTGGCCCTGTATCCCCTTAGAAGGGTGGGTCCTGGCCTGGGGGTGGGACTGTGCATGGCTAGATGAGTGGGCTTGGGGCTTGCCCTTGCAACGCAAGCCCACTGATGTCCCAGAACTGTTGCTGCTCCACCTTCCCCACCCTGACCGTGCACGCAGACAAGATCTCCCACCTGCAAGCAACAGCTCTGCTTCTTTCCTATAGAAACTGGCGGCCCTTGGTGCCAGTCTGGCCCGCATGGTAGTGCCTgtggaggaggaggctgaggtGGACGAGTTTCCTGCTGATGGGGTGAGGACTGCGTGCTGGGGTAGTGGCGGGCGTTGGGACTGAGGGACCTAGATGGAAGCTGAGGACCATCTCCGCCCTCTGCCCTCCAGTGCGGGTGTGGGCAGGTCTGATGGTGCCATGGCCCCTTTTGTGGCAGGAGATGACAGCACAGGAGGAGGACCGCAGGAAGGAGCTGGAGGCGCAGGAAAAGCACAAGAAGCTCTTTGAGGGCCTGAAGTTCTTCCTGAACCGTGAGGTGCCCCGCGAGGCCCTGGCTTTTGTCATCAGGTGGGAAGCTGATGGCATTGGCTCTGCCACACTCTGGGCTGCGTCCCGCCCCGGATGCCCGACAGTAATATTAGGGTGGTGTCAGCATCCACCCCTCAGGGCGCTTGTGCAGATTCACCTGTGTGGGCTTGGAGAGTGCTTGGCTCACTCTGGAGTATGTGGCAAGCACTTGTCAGAGGGCAGCTGACACCACTTTCTCACCAGCTTAGGGCAGGCCTCCACTGGGCTGGCACTGGATATGTTAGCCTGACGACAGGGCTGATCctggtgtggggtggggacaggagtgTCCCGAGAGGGTGAGCTTGTGGGCCAGTGGGTCCCAGGACAGCCACTTCATACTGAATACTCTTGTGGGCTCCTCCTGTGCCTGTAGGAGTTTTGGGGGGGATGTGTCCTGGGACAAGTCTCTGTGCATTGGGGCCACATATGATGTCACAGACTCCTGCATCACCCACCAGATTGTGGACCGGCCTGGGCAGCAGACACCTGTTATTGGCAGGTAAGCCCCCAAGgctctcatcttcctcctcctgtttGGGTTTCTGGGTGTAGAGGTCTGTCTCAAGCGCAGATGCAGTGGGGCTTCAGGTTGCTTCCATGACCTGTCTCCACCACCAGGTATTATGTGCAGCCCCAGTGGGTGTTTGACTGTGTAAATGCCCGGCTCCTCCTCCCCGTGGCGGACTACTTCCCTGGAGTGCAGTTGCCTCCACACCTCTCACCCTTCGtatcagagaaggaaggagattaCATCCCTCCTGAGAAGCTGAAGCTGCTGGCCCTGCAGCGGGGAGAGCACCCAGGTGAGTGGGCCAGGCGATGGGGTGGATGGGTGCCTCCAGGCTGGTTTTGGCCTCGGCCCCACCTGTTTGTTTCCCTTCTTGGCTACAAAGATAGCAAACTCCTGACAGTGGGCAGCAGGGGCACAAAGCCCTTTAAGCCTACCTTTGGAGTAAGGCTTAGGAGAAGGCAACGTTTGTATTCTATGATCACCTGTTGATGTTGAGAGTAACTGAGCACGAGTGGTCTGGAAGTTGTCATCAGTATTTATATAGGAGGTGGCAGAGCTCAGGAGGAGGCGCCTTGAGTTTCCTCTGAAGGTGTTTGGGGCTGTGGGGAGAGGTGCCGGAAGGAGCTGTGGTTGGGGCAGCCCTGCACCGTATCTGGAATGTCTTCATGGCTGAGGAATGTGGTGCCTGGCCCCAGTTCTCACCCTGCAAGGAGGAGAGCAGGCTCAGAAGTCGTTGGTTATTTACAGGAAGTATGGATGAATCTGAAGagaaggatgaagaggaagaCAATGATAGTGATGGTGATGAAGGGGGAGAAAacgaagaggaggaggaagaagatgtGGAGGCCGgttcagaaaaggaagaagaggcccGACTGACagccctggaggaggagaggatgGAGGGGAAGGTACTGGGAAGCTGACTGGGGGTGCAGTCTGGAAAGCAGCTCCACTGGCCATCTTTGGTACCAGCCCTGGGCCAGAAGGGCAAGAGCCAGGggactggtgggggtggggcatctgCAAGTGTTGACCCTGTGTCCCCAGAAGCCCAGAGTGATGGCAGGCACTGTGAAGCTGGAGGACAAGCAGCGGCtggcccaggaggaggagaatgaagcCAAGCGCCTGGCCATCATGATGATGAAGAAGCGGGAGAAGTATCTTTATAACAAGATCATGTTTGGCAAGAGGCGCAAAATCCGAGAGGTGAGTCCCTGCCATCTGCCTGAGACTCCAGGTATGGCCACCAGATGTGGCTGCACATGTGAACTCTGGGGCCAGCTGGCTCTCCTCTGTGCTGATTCCATCCCTTTTGTAGCTTATGCAAGTGGCCTGTTACCTGCTGATAGGATtggattgtttttcattttgaggcATTCTTAGAAAATATCCTTGAGCGCATCCCTTTGAAGTCTCTGCAGGGTAAATTCTTAGGCATGTCATTGTCAGGTTGAGAGGCCTATGTGTGTTTTGTAGTAGGTATTGCCAAATGGTCCCCAGGGGAAAAGACTACTGTTCCAGGTTAACACCTCCCCAGCAGCCTGGTGAAGGTTTGATTGGCACTCAGCTTTCCCAAGGAGAAGGGTAAATGGGGCAGTTGCCTCTGGCTCTAGGAACGTGGGATCCTACTAACTTGCTGTGGGCCCATAACATAATAGAGTCATAAAGGCAAAGGTAAAGGCATGTTTAATGACCTGAGGTGgttcaaataattgttttttctCCTGGTAATTTGCTTTTTTAGTTTCTGTGGAAGCTCTGCTTTTAAGGGATGGCCTTGAGTAGGAGAAGTACCCTACAATCACAGCTTGATCCCCCTTTGCTCCTCACAGGCCACCAAATTGGCAGAGAAGCGGAAAGCCCACGACGACGCTATGAGGTCTCAGAAGAAAGCCAAGAAGGCCAGGCCCGTGTGAGTGGTGGCAGCCTCTTGATGGGCGAGGCCCGCTCCTGGCAGCTGGACTTGGCACAGGCAGGCCAGAGGACCCAGGCTTGGTGGCAGACcagagtctcttctcttttcatccccttcctccccctgccagcCCTGGCTTCCTCTCAAGCTCTCTGGCTGGATCCCTAGCCTCCCTTGGATGGAGCTCCCTGCTGGTGGCTGGGCAGAGGAGAGGCCTTTGTGCCCAGCCCAACTTGATGCTCCCAGGAATCAGTGACATGGGGGGCAGGACCAGCCCCCCACCAGTTGCTCCCTGTTCCCTGGTTTTCTGTAGTGCACCCCTCCCTGCAAGGTTGGACTGGTGATTTTCCTGCTGCTGTGTTGGGGTGAGGGTGAGGAAGCATTTGTTATTAAACAGCTGGAGTTTTGGAATGATTGAATTCTGTGTCCCATTAGCCTTCTTGGGGTTGGAGAAGGGACACCTAGTGACGTGGAGTCTACCCTTTGTTCACATTCCAGCCCAGGTACTTTTCCCCTGTAAACATTGCTTCCTTGTGTGTAAATTAGGGGTAGAAATTCTGGAGCCTCTCTGGGGAGCCAGGAGTGCTGTAGGTGAGGAAGGTTCAGTGATAATGTTATGCAGACTTAGTATCAAGGTCTAGAAAGTAAGGTGCTCTATAAATACCAACTGTGATTGTTATAACTTTCTGCTGGAGTAAGACCAGAGGTGAAAGCCAGTGCCTAAAGGATTTGTGAGGCTTGAGTTGAGGGGTACCTAGCTTTACCTTGTTGGCTCATGGTCAGAACTACCCAGTAACCCCCAGTGTGGGCATTGCCACCAGTCTGACTTGTGACCCTTGCTGGGACAGCCTTACAGCTTCCCACCTGACCCTGACAGTGCCCTTGCTGAGGCCTGGAGAAACATGCCTTTGCCTAGACTGCTAGGATCCCACTGCAGAGCCAGGGCCAGAAACCAGGGCTCAGGACGGTGCTCAAGGCTATCAGGAGCTGGGGCCAGGGTGTTGGAGTGTGGCTTTGGGATGGGGTTCCATGTCCCCCCAGTCGGCACCTGAGGGCCTTGGCCTGTGCCCAGTCTCTCTCAAAGTGTTTTGGGCAGTGGCTGCAGGCTCACCGTGTGCAGGGGGGAAGACCAGAGTTTGGCAGGCTCTGGCAGAGGGACCAGAGAACCCAGGGCCCCCCTCTTGGCTGGGCCTtgctgtgggtggggagggttATGTTCTACTCTGGCATGCTCATGGGGATAGGGTGGTATATGTCCGTgcagaggcagggatggggtcAGGGCCTCTGGAGCCAAAGCCTGCTGCCCTAGGGAATGAATGCCTTGGGCCTGCCTCGGTGCATGTGCATCCCAGGACCATAGCAAGAGTGCCAGGGCAAGGCTGGAAAGCAAGCCCATCAGATATGGAAAAATCCCCGGCAGCCATGATGATGTGGAATTTTCCCCATTCCAGAGTCGCCCATAatggtgggggcagtggggctcTGACGTGGCCCATGCCCCACTGAGTGGCCACTGGTTTTGCACTGCCCACAGCTGGAGCTGTGCATTCCCAACTCAGGCGGGCACTACTTCCTATCCTTGGTCCTCTAGGGTGAGGAGGGAAGCCAGGAACTGAAAAAAGGTGGATGGGGATGGGGCACCTGCAGCCTGTGCTATGCTCAACTCTTATGGGCACCCTGGAGAGGTGAGGCAGCTGAGACCTCCTAGTGGCATGACTGGTTGCAGATAGGTCCCTTGTCTGAGCTTCCCTCAAGGGATTCTGGCACGACCCCCACCCCTCTTATCCACATTTTGGACCTCAAAAATATGTCCCCGGCTTGCCCTGACTCTTGAACCAGGAGCCCATACCTTACATTGGATCTTTAGGGTTCCGGAACCCCCAATAAAAGTTCAGCAATTGGTCTAGCCACCTCCCTTTTCCCAGAGCTGGGCTGccctcatcaccaccaccacgcCACCCCGTTTCCCAGGCACCCTCGAATCCCCTTCCGGGGCTGGGAGCTCAGCCCAGCCTCAGGGTCCGGCGGTGGGACAATGGCCCCGTTGGCGCTTCCGAGACAAACGCGCCTTGTTGAGCCGGCGGCGGGGGCGCGGCGCTGCGCTCGGGGACGCTGAATGCGGCTTCTGTGCGTTCCGGGCGGGCGCggaggggccgggagggggccggggccagggcgCCTATTGGCCGCAGCACCGGGGGACGGGCCAGGCGGCCGCACCTGGCCGGAGTAAgtgcggcggcggcggaggcgggaGCATGGTCCAGGCCCGGTGGAGTCGGGGGCCCGGGCGGGTACGCCCCGCCGCCTAGTAAGGGCCCGGGCGGCGCGGCCCGGGACGAACCAGCCACGCCAAGCCCGAGGAGAACGGGGCCAAGGTATGTTCTGGGGGCCCAGGACCCACTGCCAGCTTGTGCCCTGCCGGGGGTCTCTCGGCCGGTACTACCCAAACCTCCAAACTGGAACCGCAGTCAGACTCAGACTCAGAGCTGAGTGTTTGGGGAGTGCTGCACAACTGCTCCAGGGTCCCAGTGCCCCTGCCGGCTGACAgagggtgggcaggtgggggcagggagggggcaggttgGTGTGTGCCCTGCCCTTGATTTCTTCCTCATAGACCCCTGTCCAGGGTTTTCCCAGTCCTTGGATGTGGGGTGGGTGGAGCTGGGTTGGAGCTGGAAGTCCATTAATGATTAATCTTGGACACAGCAGCCTGAGctctggaggaggaagggcagggatctCCCCTGTTCCCACCAGCGCTCTCCCCAAGGAGGAGGGGCATCCGACCAGGGGCTAGGGGCCAGGAGAAGGGATGGGTCCCCTCTGCTTGGGGAAGGCCCTGTCCTAAACCACAGAGGGGGCAAGGCCACCAAAGAGAGGCATGTGGGAGTAGGACAAACCTTGATATCCAGGAAGGGCCCACAGGAAATCCAGCCAGTTGAGTTTCCAGGACCAGTGCCCAGGAGGGGGTCCAGCTTGGTCTGTCCCCTCAGTATCAAGCCAGTATTTGGTCACAGCACAGAGCAAGACTGTGGTCTCTTCCCAGTGgagcccttctccccacctgtcttgagcaggagagggtaTGATCACACATCTGGCTGCAGTAACCCACaccagtgggggggagggagagagggctgcAGACCTGACACCTGATCGCCTGTGTTGCCAAGGTGACAGGTGCCATGAA is a window encoding:
- the PES1 gene encoding pescadillo homolog isoform X2: MKFRKEPWSRAVKQSWGCQAKLHPKCSPGRKYERGSATNYITRNKARKKLQLSLADFRRLCILKGIYPHEPKHKKKVNKGSTAARTFYLLKDIKFLLHEPIVNKFREYKVFVRKLRKAYGKSEWNTVERLKDNKPNYKLDHIVKERYPTFIDALRDLDDALSMCFLFSTFPRTGKCHVQTIQLCRRLTVEFMHYVIAARALRKVFLSIKGIYYQAEVLGQPIVWITPYAFSHDHPTDVDYRVMATFTEFYTTLLGFVNFRLYQSINLHYPPKLEGQAHAEVKASEDTYALDSESSMEKLAALGASLARMVVPVEEEAEVDEFPADGEMTAQEEDRRKELEAQEKHKKLFEGLKFFLNREVPREALAFVIRSFGGDVSWDKSLCIGATYDVTDSCITHQIVDRPGQQTPVIGRYYVQPQWVFDCVNARLLLPVADYFPGVQLPPHLSPFVSEKEGDYIPPEKLKLLALQRGEHPGSMDESEEKDEEEDNDSDGDEGGENEEEEEEDVEAGSEKEEEARLTALEEERMEGKPRVMAGTVKLEDKQRLAQEEENEAKRLAIMMMKKREKYLYNKIMFGKRRKIREATKLAEKRKAHDDAMRSQKKAKKARPV
- the PES1 gene encoding pescadillo homolog isoform X3 — translated: MGGLEKKKYERGSATNYITRNKARKKLQLSLADFRRLCILKGIYPHEPKHKKKVNKGSTAARTFYLLKDIKFLLHEPIVNKFREYKVFVRKLRKAYGKSEWNTVERLKDNKPNYKLDHIVKERYPTFIDALRDLDDALSMCFLFSTFPRTGKCHVQTIQLCRRLTVEFMHYVIAARALRKVFLSIKGIYYQAEVLGQPIVWITPYAFSHDHPTDVDYRVMATFTEFYTTLLGFVNFRLYQSINLHYPPKLEGQAHAEVKASEDTYALDSESSMEKLAALGASLARMVVPVEEEAEVDEFPADGEMTAQEEDRRKELEAQEKHKKLFEGLKFFLNREVPREALAFVIRSFGGDVSWDKSLCIGATYDVTDSCITHQIVDRPGQQTPVIGRYYVQPQWVFDCVNARLLLPVADYFPGVQLPPHLSPFVSEKEGDYIPPEKLKLLALQRGEHPGSMDESEEKDEEEDNDSDGDEGGENEEEEEEDVEAGSEKEEEARLTALEEERMEGKKPRVMAGTVKLEDKQRLAQEEENEAKRLAIMMMKKREKYLYNKIMFGKRRKIREATKLAEKRKAHDDAMRSQKKAKKARPV
- the PES1 gene encoding pescadillo homolog isoform X1, whose translation is MKFRKEPWSRAVKQSWGCQAKLHPKCSPGRKYERGSATNYITRNKARKKLQLSLADFRRLCILKGIYPHEPKHKKKVNKGSTAARTFYLLKDIKFLLHEPIVNKFREYKVFVRKLRKAYGKSEWNTVERLKDNKPNYKLDHIVKERYPTFIDALRDLDDALSMCFLFSTFPRTGKCHVQTIQLCRRLTVEFMHYVIAARALRKVFLSIKGIYYQAEVLGQPIVWITPYAFSHDHPTDVDYRVMATFTEFYTTLLGFVNFRLYQSINLHYPPKLEGQAHAEVKASEDTYALDSESSMEKLAALGASLARMVVPVEEEAEVDEFPADGEMTAQEEDRRKELEAQEKHKKLFEGLKFFLNREVPREALAFVIRSFGGDVSWDKSLCIGATYDVTDSCITHQIVDRPGQQTPVIGRYYVQPQWVFDCVNARLLLPVADYFPGVQLPPHLSPFVSEKEGDYIPPEKLKLLALQRGEHPGSMDESEEKDEEEDNDSDGDEGGENEEEEEEDVEAGSEKEEEARLTALEEERMEGKKPRVMAGTVKLEDKQRLAQEEENEAKRLAIMMMKKREKYLYNKIMFGKRRKIREATKLAEKRKAHDDAMRSQKKAKKARPV